The DNA region TCTGCCTCTTCTTCCTCAACGTCACCCATCTTTACCTTTGAAATCTCACCGCTCAGCATTTCCAGCGCCATCTTAAAGAGCAAAATTCCGCCGGCTATTGAAAATGCATCGACGCTTGAGCCGAAGAATGAGAATATCCACTGCCCAATGAGAGCAAACACTGTGAGCGTCACTACTACGGTGGTGCCAACTTTCCTCGCCACTTCAATCCTTTCTCTCAGTGAAATCCCATGAGTCACGCTTAAGAATACTGGCACTGCTCCTATGGAATTTGTGATTGCGAATAGACCTGCATACATATATAAAAAGCTCTTCACAATCCCCACGTTCAAAGCTATCACCCTCTGGATTAGCGGGGGCACTGCTTTAAAAAGTTAAGGGTTTAAAAAAGTTCAGAGTTTTAAGACCTTCTTCAGCTCGTTGAAGTCAATCTTAGCGGTCATATCAATGTTTATGGGACTAACGCTAACCTTTCTCTCAACTTTAACCGCGTACATGTCTGTTCCTGGCTCCAGCACTTCTCTAGGACACTGTGTGCCGACTATCCAATAGTATGGGTTGCCCTTAGGGTCTATCCTTTCTTCAATTGAAGGCTGATACATGCGCTTAGCCAGACGTGTAAAGGCTATTTGGGTTTTTTCCGTTGCATCGTAAGGGACATTGACGTTTAGCATTTCCACGCTCCTTGGAAGTCCTTTTTTCAGCACAGCCTTTGCGATCTTCCTTAGGAAAAATTTTGCAGTTTCAAAGTCTATCTCCTCACCGCTGCCAAATTTATGCTTTTCCCTGTTCACTTCTAAGCTTATGGCTATACTTGGCATCCCATGGGTTGCCGCTTCTATTGCTGCACTGGCTGTGCCGGAAATTGTAATCTCGGTGCTCATGTTTTCTCCCAAATTTATGCCGCTTACGACGAGGTCAAACTCTCCAAAGCGAGCTAAAGCGAAAATTATGCAATCCACAGGCATGCCGTCTAAAGCATAAGCTGCCTCAGCACCATCGAGCTTCACATGTTTTGCTCTAAGGGGCCTGTGAAGGGTCATAGCTCTACCGCTTGCGCTCCTTTGGGACATTGGAGCAACAACATATATCTCACCAAGACCTTGAAGGGCTTCAATAGCCGCTTTAATGCCCTTTGAGCGTATTCCATCGTCATTTGTTATCAAAATCTTTGCCATAAACTAAACTTTTCAAGGAAACTTATAAATTTGGTGCCAAAAAGAAAAGATGGGAAAAAATTTAAATCGCCACAGGAACTTCTTTGGAGGGAATCTCCTCCGGAAGAGAGAAGTATGCGACTATCTCCAACACTTTGGCTACGAAAAGGAGCAGTGCTCCAAGACCAAAGACTATTAGAAGGATTGCTCCTATGAAATAGAGAAGTCCGGTGGTTTTGAAGATGCCAACTCCTGTGTGCATCGCAATCAATTTGTAGCTTTCCTTCAGATAATACGCCCCTATGGTGAATACAACCCAAGCGATTAAGATGCCAATGAGTATGCCTCCAATTATCGCACTAATCTCATGGAAACTCTCAACCTCTCTTTCGAATGCTTCCATCCCGCCCTTTGTTAAGATTGTCCCTCCTATCGCTGCTACAACTACAACGATTAAGACAATAAAGGCCCCAATTTTTAGAATAAAGGACATTAAGTATTTTTTGAATATTGATTCATCGTTTACTTCTTCGGAGATACCTTTCACTGCTAGCAGAATTAACACAAAACCAAATAGGCTCAATACCCCGCCTACTCTTGGTATTGCACCTCCTACGAGTGAAAGAATTGCTCCGATACCACCATAAGTTTTTGCTTGGCTTAATGTCATACAAACACCCAGTTAGATTATATCCTCTCTCCTATAATAACTTAGTGCCCAACAAGCTTAAAAACTCCGCATCTCATTTTGCCTTAGGTGAGAGAATGACGTTTTGGACAGCTGAAGACAACGTTGCGGGAGAAAAAGGGGTCACGCTTTATATTATTTTGCCCACCACTGGGTGCTACCGCTATAAAATAGGCCAAGCGTGCTACATGTGCTCTTATCCAAGCGAAGCGCCGAAAATTCCATGGAGCCAAGAGGAGCTTATTGATTACCTCAAAAAAGCCCTCAAGAAGATAGAAGGGAAAGAGGGAAGATTTGCGGTGAGGATTTTCACCTCGGGAAGCTTCTTAGACGACGGTGAAGTTAAACCTTGGGCTAGGAGGGAGATGTTTAAGCTTCTGGCAGAGATGGAGAATGTAAAGGAAATCGTCGTGGAGACGCGCTCCGAGCTCGTTAGATATGAGGCCGTTAGTGAGTTGGCGGAGATTGTTAAAGGCAAGCACTTTGAAGTTGCCTTGGGCTTGGAGACGGCAAATGATGACGTGGCCGATGTGAGCATAAACAAGGGCAACACCTTTGAGCAGTTTGTTAGGGCAAGTGAAATAATACACGAAGCAGGAGCGAAGGTCAAAACTTATGTCCTCCTCAAGTCGAGCTTTTTGAGCGAGCGCCATGCTATAGAGGATGCCAAAGAGACCATAAGGCAAGCCGCTCCATACACTGACACCTTCTCGATTAACATTATGAACATTCAAAAAGGAACCACTTACGAAAGGCTCTGGGAGAAGGGCGAATACAGGCCGCCGTGGCTGTGGAGTGCTGTGGAAGTTTTAAAGTGGGCCAAAAAGACCTACCCACACTTAAGGATTTTAAGCGACCCTGTGGGCGCTGGCTCTAAGAGAGGCCCCCACAACTGCGGTGAGTGCGACAAAGCTGTGGCAAAAGCTATAAGGAACTTTTCAAACACGCAGGACTTAAGATATCTTGAGAATATTGAGCATGGATGCATGGATGAGTGGCGCTACATTGTGAGCGAAGGCCTCTTGGACTGGCAGCTCTTGACCTGGTGACTATTTTAAAGCCTCTGGCGTTATTTTTCTTTCTATTACTGTGAAAGATACGTCTATAAGTATTGCAAGGACTATAGCGGGTAAAGCTCCAGCTAAAATTTTGTCCATGTTGAAGCTCGCCAAACCTTCAAAAACAAGGCTCCCCAAGCCGCCGCTCCCAATTATGGCTGTTAGTATCGCGATGCTGTTTGCTAAAATCGCTGCAAATTTAATTCCCGCAAACATTGCTGGATACGCATGTGGGAAGCGAATGTGCCGTATTATTTGCCATTCCGTCAATCCTAAACCTTTAGCGGCGTCAATCATGGACTCATCGACCTTAGAAAGGCCGATGTATGTGTTTTTGACTATCGGAAGGAGCGCTCTAAGGAAAATGGCGAAAACCGCTGGAGTAAAGCCTATCCCGAGGAGAGGCACCACTATCGCAACCACAGCTAGGCTTGGAATTGCTTGAACGAGGTTTGCAAATGCTATGATAAAGGAGGCAATCTTTCTGCTGCGGAGAGAGATTAAGGCTAAAGGAATCCCTACCCCTATGCTTATGAAGAGTGCGGAGTAAGTAAGGATTAGGTGCTCCCAAGTAGCGCCCAAAATGTTCTCAATGGCTACCATGGAACCTCGCCTCGAGTTTTTTCTCTATTAATGCCGCAAGCCCGTCCAAGGCTATTGCCAGAAAGCCCACCCAGAGGCTGGAAACCAAGATGATGTTTTTATCATAGAGGTGAATCCCTGTTTGAATTGGGGCTCCAAGGCCTCCTGCCGCTATAAGTCCTCCTAAAGTTACAACGCCCATCGTGAAGACTATCGCTATCCTTATTCCTGCAGCAATTAGAGGAAGCGCTAAAGGAAAGCGCACCTTTAAGAGTATCTCCTTCTCAGTTAGGCCAAGTGCTTGGGCCACCTCTATATGGCTCTTACTCACGCTCGTTAAGCCTGTGTAGGTGTTCCTCGCTATTGGCAGAAGGGAGTAAAGGATTGAAGCTATTATCGTGGGCCCTTTTCCTAGTCCCGCTAATGGAAGGAGGAGGACTAACAGTGCTAAAGATGGAATTGTTTCGACGATGTTCAGGAAGTTGAAGGCCAAGTCCGCTAACTTTGGGTTTTTATAGAGGATAAAACCAATTAAAACGCCTAAAATGATTGAAACAAAAAGCGCTATGCCGAACATGGAGAGGTGCTCCACTGTTCTTGCGCCCAAATTTTGGCTTTCCCAAACTTCTAAAAACGTGTTTATCATTTGGACACCTCAAATCAGCCTTAAGAGAACTTCATCTGCGAGGAGCATTCCTATGGGTTTATGGTTTTCAACAACAATGGCTATCGATGCTTTCTCTATCTTCAAGATTTGAAGGGAAGAGGCTAAATTGTCTTTGGAAGTGAAGGAGAGGGCTTCACTAGCTGAATCCCCTAGCTTTCTTTCACCATCTAGCCTCAGGAGGGTTTTAAGCTCGATAATACCTTGATATTCCCCTCTCTCAACGACTATCCCAAATTCTACACCTCTCTCAGTCATGAGATTTATAGCCTCTTTGACCGTTAAGCTCCACTCAAACAGGTATTTTTCTTCGATTGGCCGCATAACATCCCCAACTCTCAGTGTATCCATGTGCTTGAACTTTTTATCAGCGTTCACGAGCTTTGCGACAAACTCATTAGCAGGGTTTAGAACCAGCTCATCAGGTGCCCCCACTTGAATTAATTTTCCATCCTTCATTACCGCTATTCTGTCTCCGAGCTTAAATGCCTCCTCTATGTCGTGGGTTACGAAGATTATCGTCCTGCCGAGCTTTTCTTTAATCTCAAGGAACTCCTCTTGGAGCTGTTTTCTTAAAATCGGGTCTAGTGCTCCAAAGGGCTCGTCCATTAATAGAAGGGGTGGGTCAAGCATGAAAGCCCTCGCCAAGCCTACCCTCTGCTGCTGCCCTCCGCTCAGCTGTCTCGGATAGCGGTTCATAAACTGCTCTGGGGGTAAGTCCACAAGCTCTAAAAGCTCTCTAACACGCCTATCAATCTCTTCATCGCTCCACCCTTCGAGCTTCGCCAAAAGCCCTATATTGCCTCTAACCGTCATATGGGGGAACAGTCCTATTTGCTGGATTGCATAGCCTATGTTCCTTCTAAGCTCTATGGGGTTGAAACTCATGATATTCTGCCCGTTTATTGTAATCTCCCCTTCATCGAGTTCAACCAGCCGATTTATCATCCTTAAAGTGGTTGTCTTTCCGGAACCACTTGGCCCAATGAGAATTAGCAATTCCCCACCAACTACCTCTAAATCAACGTGATCAACTGCCACAAAATCCCCATACCTTTTGGTGACGCCGTTAAGCTCCACCTTCTCTATTTTATCAAAGAGCCTCATAAAACCACCCCAAAAAAGAAAAAGGGGTTATCCCTTAATTAAGCCCTGCTCTATTAAAAACTCCCTCGCTATTTCTCTAGCGTCTTTCTTTTCTACGTCATACTTGTAGTTGAGCTTTCTCATGGTGTCAGTGTCAATTTTATTCTCAAGCTTTTTGAGAACTTCCATGACTTCTGGATGCTTGTCTGCGAACTCTTTCGTAACGATTATTATGGCGTCGTAGGGAGGCAGAGCTCCTTTATCATCCTCCAATATTTTAAGATTGAATAAATCTACCCTTGCATCTGTTGTATAAGCTGTTATCGCGTCCACTTGGTCGTTTTTAATTGCTTCATACATCAAAGTTGGCTCCATTTGTTTTACATCTTCAAATGTGAAGCCGTAGACCTTCTTTATTTGCGGCAGTCCATCGGGCCTCGAAGCAAACTCTGGATCTGTTCCAAGCGTCATTTTGGAAGCGTATTCTTCAAGCTCACTTATCTTTGAAATTCCTTTTTCGTCTGCAAAGCTCTTTTTAACTGCTATTGCATAATCATCCCTAAAACCGAGCTTTACAGCAACTAAAACTCCATCCCTCTTAAGGAGCTCTTCTTTGCTCTTTTCATAAACTATATTAGGATCCCACTTCTCTAGAGGAGGAAGTTTAAGAATAACATTGTATGCTGTGCCAGTGTATTCAACATACATGTGGATCTGACCCTTCTTCAGGGCTTCATAGTTAACTAAAGTTCCTCCCAAGCCTTCTTTTACATCAACATCGTATCCCTCTTCTTCTAGGAGAAGAGCAATCATATGAGCTAGGATATACTGCTCATTAAAAGGCTTTGAACCGATTACAATGGTTTCTTTTTCTCCCCCACTTATGCATCCACTCAATACTATCATGGTTGCTAGAAAAAACAATAGTGGTATAACAAAAGTCTTTTTCAAGTTCGACCACCGACATAAGTTAGGTGTTAAAGATTTAAATAACTTTTTGCTAAACTAAAACCCCATATTTGCTTTACGTCTATCAATTTCACCACGACAAAATAATTTTAAAAACGTTCATTCATTTTCTAAAATTTCCAAAAAAGCTTATCTAATGCACGCTTTTTTATCAAATAGCATCCAAATCACGGCAATGCCCAATAGTGCACCTTTGGTAGGCGAAAGCTTTAAATGTTTTACATACGTAAAAGGATTTAGCAAATCGTAGGTGATGATTATGGCAGATGTCGAAGTCAAAAAGGAAGAATACCTTGTTATAGGAAAAACTGATGCCGTTGAGATAAGTGTTGACACATTTTTATGCAAGGGTTGCGGTATTTGTTTGGAACTCTGCCCAAGAACAGTTTTTGAATGGAGCCAAGAGCTTAGCGAAAAAGGTGTCCACTATCCTGTGGCTGTTAAAGCTGATAAGTGTGTTAAATGTAAGCTGTGCGAGCTTTTATGCCCTGACTTTGCAATAGCGGTTAAATGGTGATTTTAATGATAATACGTGGTGACGAGCCCGAACAGATTGAGCTCTTAAAAAAACTATATCCCAAGGGCAACTACTTCATGCAGGGCGATGAAGCCATAGCCTATGGCGCTCTTTTTGCTGGCTGTAGGTTCTATGCAGGTTATCCAATAACTCCCGCAAGCGAAATAGCAGAGACTATGGCGAGGGAGCTCCCAAAGGTGAAAGGTTACTACATCCAGATGGAGGATGAGATAGCGAGCATTGCTGCTGTTGTTGGTGCTTCATGGACAGGGTTAAAGAGTATGACCGCCACTTCCGGCCCCGGCTTCAGCTTAATGCAGGAAAATTTAGGCCTCGCAATAATGACTGAGACTCCTCTAGTTTTGGTGGATGTCCAGAGGAGCGGTCCATCAACAGGTCAGGCCACAAAAGGGGCCCAAGGAGATTTCTTCCAAGCAAGATGGGGAACTCATGGGGATCACCCAATAATAGCAATCTCACCTACGAGCGTTGAAGATAGCTTTTGGGAAACTATTAGGGCATTTAACTTGAGTGAAAAGTTTAGAATTCCTGTTGTCCTTTTGGCCGATGGGGTGATAGGACATACGAGGGAACAGATTAGACTTCCTGACCCAGAGGACGTCGAAATACTCTATAGAAAGCTTCCAAAGAATGAGGAAGAAGCTAAGTATCCTTTTGGTGATGTCCACGGCGATCTAATCCCACCGATGCCACTGTTTGGGAAGGGCTACTTCACACACGTCACAGGCTCAACACACAAAGAGACTGGCCTTAGAGATGTTTACACTCCTGAGGTTCACAACCGCTTAGTGAGAAGGCTGCACGATAAGATAGAGAAGCATAGGGCTGAGATAGAAAAGTGGGAGGAGTATTACACTGAGGATGCTGAGATTTTAGTGGTGAGCTGGGGAGTAAGTGCAAGACCTTCGCTTGGTGCCGTTCTCAAAGCGAGAGAGGAAGGCATTAATGTTGGTCTCTTCGTTCCAAAGACTATGCACCCGTTCCCAGAGAAGCGCATAAAAGAGCTTGGAAAGCAGGTTAGGGCCATTTTAGTGCCTGAGATGAACCTCGGTCAGATCATATTAGAAATTCAAAGATTTGTCAACGATGACGTTGTGCTAAAGGGTGTTAACAAGATTGGCGGTGTTCCATTAACGGTGCAAGAAATACTAAAAGAGATAAAGGAATTGAGCTCAGCCGAGCGTTCTCGTCACCGTTCGGCGGATTAGATATTCATCATAGCTCATGTGAGGTTTAGTCGTTGGGTATTTAAAGGTGATGCGTATGGAAAAAATTCACACCAAGTATGATATGGCCAAATATTTGAGAAAAGAAGCCCTTCCCACGGCTCTCTGTCCGGGTTGTGGTGGTGGGACTGTCTTAAACGCTTTTGCCAATGCAGTTGACCAGCTCAAAATTGATCCCAAGGACTTGGTAATGGTGAGCGGAATCGGCTGTTCAGCATGGATTGCCTCGCCATATTTCTTAGCTGATACTTTGCATACAACTCATGGAAGAGCAATAGCCTTTGCAACGGGCGTTAAAGTTGGTCTTCCCGATAAGAAGGTAGTGGTTATTAGTGGTGATGGTGATTTAGCGGGCATTGGAGGAAACCACCTCATCCATGCAGCAAGGAGGAACGTAGACATAACCGTAATTTTGGTGAACAACTTTATCTACGGTATGACCGGGGGTCAGGTGGGTCCGACTACACCCTTTGGTGCCAACACGACGACAAGTCCATACGGCAACATAGAGCACCCAATCAATATAAGCGAGACAATAGCTGCTGCTGGAGCTTCTTATGTCGCGAGGTGGACGACTTTTCATGTGTATCAGCTCATAGAGAGCATAAAGAAGGCTCTCCAGGTTAAAGGCTTCTCCCTTGTTGAGGTCGTCTCTCAGTGCCCCGTCCAGTTCGGAAGGAGGAATAGAATGAAAACTCCCGCTGAGATGCTTAGATGGTTCCAAAAGAACAGCGTACCGATAAGTAAGGCTAAAAATATGAGTCCAGAAGAGCTTGAAGGCAAAATAGTCATTGGCGAAATTATCAGCAGGGAGAGGCCAGAGTTCACAGAAGAGCTCAACAAAATCATCGAAAAGCTGGGGGGAGGAGAATGACCCAAATTAGGATTGCCGGTTTTGGCGGCCAAGGAGTTATACTAGCTGGTGTAATTTTGGGTGAAGCGGCCGCTATTGAGGGTCTAAACGTTATCCAAACGCAGGACTATGGCTCCCAAAGCAGAGGAGGGCACTCTGTAGCAGATGTCATCATTTCAAAGGAGCCTATTTACGATGTTATAGTCACGAAAGCCGATGTCCTTCTGGCAATGTCGCAAATTGGTTATAGGGGCACAAAAGAGAGTTTGAAAGATGAAGGTCTTTTGATAATCGACACGGACTTAGTGGAGCCGGACAGGGAGTTTATAGGTGCTCCTTTCACAAGGCTGGCTGAGGAAGAAGTTGGTTTGGCTTTGACAGTCAATATGGTGGCTTTAGGCTATTTAGTGGCTAAGACAGGGGTTGTGAAAAAAGAAAGTGTTGAAGAGGCTATAAAGAGAAGAGTCCCAAAGGGGACAGAAGAAGTTAACCTAAAAGCATTTAGAATTGGATATGAGGAGGGAGCAAAATGAAGTATCCATTTCCAGTTGGAGAGAGCGATTTTATACAAGGGGATGAGGCCATAGCGAGGGCAGCCATTTTGGCAGGATGCAGGTTTTACGCTGGATATCCAATTACCCCTGCAAGCGAGATATTTGAGGCAATGGCTCTCTACATGCCTCTCGTAGACGGTGTTTCAATACAAATAGAGGATGAAATTGGAAGTTTGGCAGCTGTGATTGGCGCTTCATGGGCAGGCGCTAAAGCAATGACTGCCACTTCTGGTCCAGGCTTTAGCTTGATGATGGAAAACCTTGGCTATGCAATTATGACCGAGACCCCATTGGTTTTGGTCGATGTCCAGAGGAGTGGCCCATCAACAGGACAGCCCACTTTAGCAGCTCAGGGCGATGTTATGCAGGCTATATGGGGCACTCACGGAGATCACAGTATAATTGTTTTAACCCCTGCAACGGTTCAGGAAGCCTTTGATATGACAATTAGGGCATTTAACTTGGCTGAAAAGTATAGGACTCCCGTTGTTTTGCTAACGGACGGTGAAGTTGGACACATGAGGGAGCGCGTCAACATACCAGATCCAGATGAGATTGAGCTCGTTTATAGGAAGCTTCCAAGGAATGAGGATGAAGCTAAATATCCTTTCAGAGACTGGGACAGCGACGGAATTCCACCAATGCCGGTCTTCGGCAAAGGCTATCACGCATATGTGACGGGGCTAACGCACGATGAGAGAGGAAGGCCCAAGACTGTTGAGGCGGAGATTCATGAGAAGCTCATTAACCGTATCATAGGCAAAATTGAGAAAAATAAGGATGATATCATCGAATATGAAACGTTCGGCCTTGAAGATGCTGAAGTAGCGATAGTGAGCTATGGAATTGTTGCCCGCTCTGCAATAAGGGCCGTTAAAATCCTCCGCAAAGAGGGGATTAAAGCTGGACTGTTAAAGCTCAACGTTGTTTGGCCTTTTGACTTTGAGATGATTGAGGATATAGCGGAGCAGGTGGGCAAGATATACGTGCCAGAAATGAACCTTGGACAGGTCTACCACCTTGTCAAAGAAGGAGCAAACGGTAAAGCAGAGGTTGAGCTAATTCCAAAGATAGGTGGGGAGATACACACACCCGATGATATAGTTAGAGCGGTGAGGTGATGCTCATGTATCTTAAGTCAAGCTATGATATTAGGGACAAATACTTAAGAAAGGATATGCTTCCCACAATATTTTGCCCGGGATGTGGTATAGGAGCGGTTCTCCAATACACCCTTAGGGCCATAGATGAATTGGGATGGAGCAAAGATGAAGTAGTGTGGGTGAGCGGAATCGGCTGCTCCGCGAGAGTTCCAGGCTTTGTTGATTTCGACGGATTGCACACGACTCACGGAAGGGCCTTAGCATTTGCCACGGGAATTAAGATGGCTAACCCTGATTTAAAGGTAATCGCGTTTATGGGCGATGGTGATGCTGCTGCGATAGGTGGAAACCACTTTATCCACGCAATAAGGCGTAACTTAGATGTTACGGTTATCTTAATAAACAACTTTACCTATGGAATGACCGGTGGACAGGTTGCTCCTACCGCTCTTAAGGGCTTAAAAGGAACCACCGCCCCATACGGCAACTTTGAGAATCCCTTTGACATTGCAAACCTTGCAGTCGCGGCCGGAGCCAACTATGTGGCAAGATGGAGCGTGTTTAACTACCTGCAAGGAATAAACAGCATAAAGAAGGCTTTGCAAAAGAAGGGCTTCTCATTGGTGGAGTTTCTAAGTCAGTGCCCGATAAGCTTTGGAAGAAGGAATAAGATGAAGACAGGTGCAGAGCTAATAAGGTGGTATCAAAAGATTACAGTGCCGATAAGTAAGGCTAAAAATATGAGTCCAGAAGAGCTTGAAGGCAAAATAGTCATTGGCGAATTCGTGGACAGGGACAGGCCAAGCTTAGATGAGGAGTATGAGCGTTATAAAAGGAGAGCGAAGGAGATAATGGGGTGGAAGGAATGAGGCAAGAAGTCTTAATAGGTGGCTTTGGAGGCCAAGGAGTTATACTAGCAAGTGTTATACTGGGAAGAGCCGCTTCCGTTTACGATGGGCTTTACGCAGTGCAGACACAAGCTTATGGCCCAGAATCAAGAGGAGGGGCTAGTAGAGCAGAAGTAGTCATAAGCGATGAACCTGTGGATTATCCAAAAGCTTTGAAGCCCAAATACATGGTTCTGCTCTCTCAAGAGGCCTACGACAAATATTTACCATTAGCTGCAGAAGGAGCGGTGGTTTTGGTTGAGGCTGATCTCGTTCCCCATAGGAACAAAGAGCTCGAGAAAAACCTCAAAGTTTACGCTTTGCCTTTCACGGAGATAGCTGAAGAAACAACTGGGCTAAGCTTAACTATGAACATCCTTGTTTTGGGCTTTTTGGCAAAGGTTACAGGCTTAGTTGAGCAGGATTCAATAGAGAAAGCGATTCTCGATGCTGTTCCAAAAGGAACGGAGCAAATAAACCTTAGGGCACTCCACAAGGGCTTTGAGCTTGGGGAGAAAGCTTTGAACGGGGACTTGTAATTTTTCATTTCTCCTTCCTTTCTGCGAAACTTTAATAACTTCTTCATTGCTATTTCTCAACGGTGAAATCGTGGAGCTGATTGGGATAACTTTCATTAGCAACGTGAGAGATGAAAAGGTAATGGGAAATGGGATTATTTTTAGAATTTATGAGAGAGTCGCTGAGTATTTAAATCTCAACGATATCTCTGAGGATACTCACCTAGTTCTCCTTCATAAGATATCCCTTGACCCAGTCTACTTAATTTCCATCCCGACTGAAAACGGCAAAGTTAAGGCATATTCTTTAAAGGCAGTCATTGACGCGCTGTACTCAAAGCTCCTCGAAGAGAGGGAGGATTTGGTTTGGAAGAGGGAGCAGAATCTTCAAGAAAAAGCAAAAAAGCTTGGAGAAAACGTCAATATCTACGATGAGCTCAAGAAGTTCAAGTTTAACAAGATTATTGGAATTGTTAGCTTTCCGCTCATAGACAGGAACCCCTACTTCGGCTACTATGAGAAGTTTTTGGGCATACATAAAAAAATTGGTGAGAAAGAAGTCATGGTGCTCTCAATAAAGCCGTTCTTTAGTGAGGATACCGATCTTTTGGTGGATAGAGTTGCCAAAGGTATACTTCACGAAATAGGCCACAGCTATGGCTTAGACCACTGCGAGAACAGTTGTATAATGCATCCTCCAAAGAACATCCAAGATTGGGATAGGAGGAGGCCTTACTTCTGTGCAGAATGCCTAGCGGAGCTGAAGAAAAATGCTGGGTGGATTTAAAATTAGCGTTATTATTCCCGCCTATAATGAAGCCAAGAGGATTGGGGGAGTTCTCTCGAGGATTCCTGACTTTGTGGATGAGGTTATTGTGGTCGATGATGGAAGTGGAGATGAGACGAGTGAAGTTGCGCGGAGCTTTGGTGTTAAAGTAATCCGCTTAAATGAAAACCAAGGCAAAGGCGCTGCTATGAGTGCTGGCATCGAAGAGGTATCGGGGGATATAGTGGTTTTTATGGATGCGGACGGCCAGCACAAACCTGAGGAGATTATTAAACTCCTAAAGCCAATTGTAGACGGAAAAGCTGACTTTGTAGTAGGCTCTAGAATGATAAAGACCCAAGGAAAGAGGCCATTTATAAGGAAGCTCAGCAATTTTCTGAGTACCGCGCTTATTAGACTTAAGCTCGGTGTAAATGTTAAGGACACTCAAAGCGGCTTTAGGGCAATAAAAAGGGAGTTTCTTCCTCAAATCGAGAGCAAGCGCTATGAGGTAGAAACCGAAGTGCTGATAAAAGCGGTAAAGAAGGGTGCAAGAGTAAAGGAAGTTCCTGTAGAGAGAATTTACGGCATTGAGACGGGGCACTTTAGGTTCGAAGATATCCTGCGGTTTTTATGGACTCTCTTAAAATATTAAAGGCTAAAGGCGCCTTCTCAAGACTAGAGGGACTAAAGCAATGGCTAAAATCATCACAGGCCCACATATGCCTTCTTCTGGAACTGTTGTGGTCGTTTCGAAGGGAGAAGATGTCGAGACTTCGCATTTTGCTAAACCAGCGTTTACAGTTTCTTCTGTCCAGTTAAGCCAAGCATAGACGTGCTTATCGAAGATGAACTCAGCCCAGTAGAAGTCGCTGTCCATGGCTTGAGAAAGGCCGTAAAGGGCTTTATAGTAAACTTCGTTTTTACTGCATTTTTCTTTATACTCCTGAATTAGTGTGTAAACTTTCTCATCACGCTTCCACATTGGTTCTTGAAGGTTTTTGCGCTCTCTTGTCCACTTGTCCCAAGAGCACAGCCAGGAAGTCGCTAGGGGGGTAACGTTTTGATAGGGCTTGAGCTTTAGTGTGGCTTCTCTAAACGTTACTGTTTTTAAGAGGCCTTTCTCTTGAGCTTCCTCTAAGTATTGAAGGAGAGCCTCAAAGTAGAATGCTGTTAAGGGAGGATTATTTGAGAAGATAATCCAATTTTCACCGTCAGCTGCTATCGTTACGACTTCGGCACTTGGATCTTTGCTTCTAACGCTCAAAATTTTCTCCACTATCTCTTTGGCTTTTT from Palaeococcus pacificus DY20341 includes:
- a CDS encoding ABC transporter permease; this encodes MVAIENILGATWEHLILTYSALFISIGVGIPLALISLRSRKIASFIIAFANLVQAIPSLAVVAIVVPLLGIGFTPAVFAIFLRALLPIVKNTYIGLSKVDESMIDAAKGLGLTEWQIIRHIRFPHAYPAMFAGIKFAAILANSIAILTAIIGSGGLGSLVFEGLASFNMDKILAGALPAIVLAILIDVSFTVIERKITPEALK
- a CDS encoding glycine betaine ABC transporter substrate-binding protein — translated: MIALLLEEEGYDVDVKEGLGGTLVNYEALKKGQIHMYVEYTGTAYNVILKLPPLEKWDPNIVYEKSKEELLKRDGVLVAVKLGFRDDYAIAVKKSFADEKGISKISELEEYASKMTLGTDPEFASRPDGLPQIKKVYGFTFEDVKQMEPTLMYEAIKNDQVDAITAYTTDARVDLFNLKILEDDKGALPPYDAIIIVTKEFADKHPEVMEVLKKLENKIDTDTMRKLNYKYDVEKKDAREIAREFLIEQGLIKG
- a CDS encoding ABC transporter ATP-binding protein, which encodes MRLFDKIEKVELNGVTKRYGDFVAVDHVDLEVVGGELLILIGPSGSGKTTTLRMINRLVELDEGEITINGQNIMSFNPIELRRNIGYAIQQIGLFPHMTVRGNIGLLAKLEGWSDEEIDRRVRELLELVDLPPEQFMNRYPRQLSGGQQQRVGLARAFMLDPPLLLMDEPFGALDPILRKQLQEEFLEIKEKLGRTIIFVTHDIEEAFKLGDRIAVMKDGKLIQVGAPDELVLNPANEFVAKLVNADKKFKHMDTLRVGDVMRPIEEKYLFEWSLTVKEAINLMTERGVEFGIVVERGEYQGIIELKTLLRLDGERKLGDSASEALSFTSKDNLASSLQILKIEKASIAIVVENHKPIGMLLADEVLLRLI
- a CDS encoding ABC transporter permease, encoding MINTFLEVWESQNLGARTVEHLSMFGIALFVSIILGVLIGFILYKNPKLADLAFNFLNIVETIPSLALLVLLLPLAGLGKGPTIIASILYSLLPIARNTYTGLTSVSKSHIEVAQALGLTEKEILLKVRFPLALPLIAAGIRIAIVFTMGVVTLGGLIAAGGLGAPIQTGIHLYDKNIILVSSLWVGFLAIALDGLAALIEKKLEARFHGSH
- the surE gene encoding 5'/3'-nucleotidase SurE — translated: MAKILITNDDGIRSKGIKAAIEALQGLGEIYVVAPMSQRSASGRAMTLHRPLRAKHVKLDGAEAAYALDGMPVDCIIFALARFGEFDLVVSGINLGENMSTEITISGTASAAIEAATHGMPSIAISLEVNREKHKFGSGEEIDFETAKFFLRKIAKAVLKKGLPRSVEMLNVNVPYDATEKTQIAFTRLAKRMYQPSIEERIDPKGNPYYWIVGTQCPREVLEPGTDMYAVKVERKVSVSPINIDMTAKIDFNELKKVLKL
- a CDS encoding DUF996 domain-containing protein, which encodes MTLSQAKTYGGIGAILSLVGGAIPRVGGVLSLFGFVLILLAVKGISEEVNDESIFKKYLMSFILKIGAFIVLIVVVVAAIGGTILTKGGMEAFEREVESFHEISAIIGGILIGILIAWVVFTIGAYYLKESYKLIAMHTGVGIFKTTGLLYFIGAILLIVFGLGALLLFVAKVLEIVAYFSLPEEIPSKEVPVAI
- a CDS encoding archaeosine biosynthesis radical SAM protein RaSEA codes for the protein MTFWTAEDNVAGEKGVTLYIILPTTGCYRYKIGQACYMCSYPSEAPKIPWSQEELIDYLKKALKKIEGKEGRFAVRIFTSGSFLDDGEVKPWARREMFKLLAEMENVKEIVVETRSELVRYEAVSELAEIVKGKHFEVALGLETANDDVADVSINKGNTFEQFVRASEIIHEAGAKVKTYVLLKSSFLSERHAIEDAKETIRQAAPYTDTFSINIMNIQKGTTYERLWEKGEYRPPWLWSAVEVLKWAKKTYPHLRILSDPVGAGSKRGPHNCGECDKAVAKAIRNFSNTQDLRYLENIEHGCMDEWRYIVSEGLLDWQLLTW